Proteins encoded by one window of Rhodothermia bacterium:
- a CDS encoding aminotransferase class I/II-fold pyridoxal phosphate-dependent enzyme → MSSSSFIPYSCQHITSEDIVAVQEVLSSAFISQGPVLGKFEAAFAQKMEARFATGYSSGTAALHGMCLAAGLTNGDEVILPALTFAGTSNAVLYTGAKPVFADIDSKTLCLDPKSVQECISPKTRAILTVDFAGHPSPYQELREMASKHHVLLLSDAAHAPGGRYGAKAIGSHLADMTAFSFNPVKNMTSAEGGMVTTDDPAFYAKLQMARSHGMTREPESLMFPSEGGWYYEQHFLGFNYKMSELHAALGFAQLGRIDEYNRRRREIAAIYAEDLQDLPLILPCDAHDGFHTRHIYPIRVVGNTKNDRAALFRIFQKEKIGVQVHYIPVPHHPFYRNLGYNMHNLSNTEKYYQSALSIPLHPSLGDAEVERIIEILRSCL, encoded by the coding sequence TTGAGCAGTTCTTCTTTCATCCCATACAGTTGCCAACACATCACGTCCGAGGACATTGTTGCGGTTCAGGAGGTGTTGTCTTCTGCTTTTATCTCGCAAGGTCCCGTTTTGGGGAAGTTCGAGGCGGCCTTTGCACAAAAAATGGAGGCCCGTTTTGCCACAGGATATAGCTCTGGAACGGCAGCTTTGCATGGTATGTGCTTAGCCGCAGGCTTAACCAACGGGGATGAGGTCATTTTGCCCGCGCTTACCTTTGCAGGAACGTCAAATGCGGTTTTATATACGGGAGCCAAACCCGTTTTTGCTGATATTGACTCGAAAACCCTTTGTTTAGACCCTAAATCGGTACAAGAGTGCATTTCGCCTAAAACCCGCGCCATTCTGACGGTGGACTTTGCCGGACATCCAAGCCCTTATCAAGAACTTCGGGAGATGGCATCAAAGCATCACGTATTATTGCTTTCGGATGCGGCACATGCACCGGGGGGGCGGTACGGCGCTAAAGCGATCGGGAGTCACTTGGCTGATATGACGGCTTTCAGCTTTAATCCCGTAAAAAATATGACCTCGGCTGAAGGTGGGATGGTGACAACGGATGATCCCGCTTTTTATGCGAAACTCCAGATGGCGCGTTCGCACGGAATGACCCGTGAGCCGGAGTCCCTAATGTTTCCGTCGGAGGGAGGCTGGTATTACGAACAGCACTTCTTGGGGTTCAATTATAAGATGAGTGAGCTACATGCCGCCTTGGGCTTTGCGCAGTTGGGGCGGATTGATGAATACAACCGTAGAAGACGCGAGATTGCCGCTATTTATGCGGAAGACCTACAGGACTTACCCCTTATTTTGCCGTGTGATGCACATGATGGATTTCATACACGCCATATTTATCCGATTCGTGTTGTGGGAAATACAAAAAATGACCGCGCTGCCCTTTTTAGAATATTTCAAAAGGAAAAAATAGGCGTACAGGTGCATTATATTCCAGTTCCTCACCATCCATTTTATCGTAATTTGGGGTATAATATGCACAATTTATCGAATACTGAAAAGTATTACCAAAGTGCATTAAGTATCCCATTACATCCAAGTTTGGGTGATGCTGAAGTTGAACGAATTATTGAGATTCTCCGGTCATGTCTTTAG
- a CDS encoding GDP-mannose 4,6-dehydratase, protein MHHKNDRHCLITGGAGFVGSHLAEALLADGCTVTVVDNLATGRQSNLSHVLHHPNFRFVKLDVANRELMAPLVAQSTEVYHLASYVGVRLAAYPSSSHILNNLRAIDNILDLVTHYRTKFQLSSTSEVYGKAMDVQQGQVMDLREDSDRIYGPTMIHRWSYSGIKAIEEFLTLAKKHEEGINAVIVRLFNVVGPRQIGQNGMVIPRFVQQAMKGEPITVYGDGSQQRCFSYVGDVVRCMIDLMKLPEASGEVFNIGNNIPVSMLQLAMRIKELTGSDAPIVFVPIEKAFGTSFEDVHLRIPNLEKLNKFLGYQPNTTLDRILQAIISEAQIPHQYPTLHA, encoded by the coding sequence ATGCACCATAAAAATGATCGTCACTGCCTGATAACGGGCGGTGCGGGTTTTGTTGGCTCACATCTTGCAGAAGCCCTCTTAGCAGACGGTTGTACGGTGACCGTCGTGGACAATCTGGCAACAGGTCGCCAGTCAAATCTTTCTCACGTCCTACATCATCCCAATTTCCGTTTTGTGAAATTAGACGTAGCCAATCGTGAGTTGATGGCCCCATTAGTGGCACAAAGTACCGAAGTCTATCATTTGGCCTCTTATGTAGGCGTTCGGTTAGCCGCCTATCCATCAAGTTCCCATATCCTCAATAACCTTCGGGCGATAGACAACATCTTAGATTTGGTGACGCATTATCGCACCAAGTTTCAGCTAAGTTCCACATCGGAGGTTTATGGCAAAGCGATGGATGTGCAGCAGGGGCAAGTGATGGATTTACGCGAGGATTCCGATCGGATTTACGGCCCTACGATGATTCATCGTTGGTCTTATTCGGGTATTAAAGCTATTGAGGAATTTCTGACCTTGGCGAAAAAACATGAGGAAGGAATTAATGCCGTTATTGTTCGATTGTTTAATGTGGTTGGGCCGCGTCAGATAGGGCAAAATGGCATGGTAATTCCAAGGTTTGTCCAGCAGGCTATGAAGGGGGAACCCATTACGGTTTATGGCGATGGTTCCCAACAACGATGTTTCTCGTATGTGGGAGATGTGGTTCGCTGCATGATAGACCTGATGAAACTTCCGGAGGCTTCTGGCGAGGTGTTTAATATTGGTAACAACATACCTGTTAGTATGCTTCAGTTAGCGATGAGGATCAAAGAGCTTACCGGATCCGACGCTCCTATTGTCTTTGTTCCAATCGAAAAAGCATTTGGAACGTCCTTTGAAGATGTACACCTGCGGATTCCCAATTTGGAGAAGTTAAACAAATTTCTTGGATACCAACCCAACACCACGTTAGACCGCATTCTACAAGCCATTATCTCGGAAGCGCAAATACCCCATCAATATCCCACACTACACGCTTGA
- a CDS encoding carboxypeptidase regulatory-like domain-containing protein: MRTFTFLLLGFFVSTVSTMSQPLSNDFYRENWKLTEKFLENGQYRSAYDLAKTITERAKSDQNTSEFIKGLMFRTRFVQSLEEKTFNDAMNEVRGEIASGLPNIKPVLHSIYAEMIWNHYQQNRWRYMNRTTTEGFQETDIETWDLRKILTEAKTHFRASVANPNALQQLPIGVFNAVVHRQGNPDVRPTLYDFIAHRALAFFTNTEAGLSDPKERFAIRDKKWFATAQEFIQLPPLPDDALGADALRLWQDLTRFHLKDTDPSALIDLEVNRLVFVHRHIFTADKDQLFENALTYITRTHKPEAIAEAYYELAQLYKNQGHTYKTKDPSQIHKWKNKEALSTCEMVMRQFPNTRAALACASLKAEITTQSIEISVPEFTEPNQHFPASISFKNTKIAFLKAVLVPADQWMLLKTDYEAYNRFATKARKQKGAIFASQKLPDDGDLQTHITEVAFPKLPAGLYMLLVSAREDFSDATAREATTLISVSDIALVKRNIENNSLLRFSHRSTGSPLVGVEIARFRMSRNGKSGTLIGTQKSDQNGQATIPQEKSNYENRYYYRYAYNGQILFEGMDYRYYGYYPNYQFSDQVRTHLFTDRSIYRPGQKVYFKAIHLSSTKENDWNVVADQKLTVLLFNANNEKVAEIEQTTNEFGTISGEFTLPTGGLTGQFRLQTEHGRAYILVEEYKRPRFEVSFKPIEGTPALEEEVAVTVAAKSFSGANLSDATVSYRITRGAELPPWSWWRYWWNPTPPIEIAQGEGKTDANGNFVIRFKAQADPSQDPKTEPIFVFSIEANITDITGENHRDETEVRIGYNSLTLNADIQEIQSVSDLNKLTIKAQNLNGQAIPTAGQVTITRLKSPDRVLRSRTSGRVPDVQAMNEAEFKRLLPLDPFGDEGEMRNWKEGEKITSLPFDTGKNASIELTSLRLQPGAYLITLTAKDPQNRPVETRQIVTLYNEAAQTPPLPQSFWHRPLKTNVQPGENASFLIGAAGKTHVLFEIEHKSKIIYSEVIALLGNQVVKTIPIKEEHRGNLGYHLSAIRDNRSYTESQNIEVLFSNKDLKVAFETFRNKLYPGQAEEWRLKIAGAKGEAVAAEMVAAMYDASLDEFRGHGWWMSLWNYSSPQLGWGSTLMGTTSFAWSRATPAMYAPDRAYDLFGFDDDHEKLGDWPNFQNAVSGAANAGTISGTVYDSSNKKTLANALVLLENTSFRTRTDSKGQFSFNQLAAGSYVVLVAHPQHKTALTPITLHAEKGIKLTYKLDSTNNDMEVYDNVGGRDRTRILYMKSAPVPVSASAAGAPMADMVAAEAAQEEGPPPPPAPGGQTNKPQEGTTKPKNDLGDVKARTNLNETAFFLPQLRTNEKGEIVLAFTMPEALTRWNLLGLAHTKDLRIGQIRETVITQKDLMVTPNAPRFFRENDTITFTAKVDNLSAQDLNGQAQLFLFDALTNQPLDNKFGNTKPQLDFSVQKNGNALLTWSLKVPEGISAITYRVVAKAGTFTDGEEAALPVLTNRMLVTESLPLPIRNAGDTRFTFDKLLNHTSPTLRHQSLTIEFTPNPVWYAVQAIPYMMEYPYECAEQTFTRFYANAIASHLVTKQPKIQEIFRQWQTTDKEAFLSNLEKNQELKSVLLEETPWVFQSNDEQERKKRLGLLFDTARMARELEGSMQKLREMQLSNGAWPWFKGMEPSQWVTQHIVSGFARLKQLGVYDAMSTEAKDMVTRAVQYLDEQNRKDYDWIVKNGNLNNDNLSYFQIYHLYTRGNFRNIEMNSKQKEAFDYFFGQAKKYWLAKSIYMQGMLAIGLNNYGETEIPNKIVVSLRERSINNKEMGMYWKGESGYWWYQAPIETHALMIEVFHRVANDQKAVEDLKLWLLKQKQTQDWKTTTATANAVYALLLRGTDLLAQQQTAKITLGNKVLDPQTDASIRSQAGTGYFKTTIPASEIKPEMGRITVNKTGTGAAWGAVYWQYFEQLDKITPAATPLKLERVLSLEKNTPNGPVLAPITATTPLKAGDRIKVRLVLRVDRAMEYVHLKDMRASGFEPENVLSGYRYQGGLGYYESTRDAATNFFIGWMNPGTYVFEYALRVTHAGDFSTGITSIQCMYAPEFASHSEGVRVQVRN; the protein is encoded by the coding sequence ATGAGAACCTTTACTTTTCTCCTTTTGGGCTTTTTTGTCTCAACAGTTAGTACCATGTCACAACCGCTATCCAACGATTTTTATCGTGAAAATTGGAAACTTACCGAGAAGTTTTTGGAAAATGGCCAGTACAGATCGGCGTATGATCTTGCAAAAACCATTACAGAACGTGCAAAGTCCGATCAAAACACCTCAGAGTTTATCAAAGGGTTGATGTTCCGCACCCGATTTGTCCAATCATTAGAGGAAAAAACCTTTAACGATGCGATGAATGAGGTGCGGGGCGAGATTGCAAGCGGCTTACCCAATATTAAACCCGTCCTGCACTCTATTTATGCTGAAATGATTTGGAACCACTACCAACAAAATCGTTGGCGGTATATGAATCGTACCACAACGGAGGGGTTCCAAGAAACTGATATCGAAACATGGGACTTGCGCAAGATTTTGACAGAGGCAAAAACCCATTTCCGTGCCTCGGTTGCCAATCCCAACGCCTTGCAACAGCTGCCCATTGGCGTATTCAATGCGGTTGTACATCGTCAAGGTAATCCAGATGTGCGCCCAACGCTCTATGACTTTATTGCGCACCGTGCCCTTGCATTTTTCACCAATACCGAGGCCGGGCTATCGGATCCCAAAGAACGATTTGCCATTCGCGATAAAAAATGGTTTGCCACCGCACAAGAATTTATCCAGTTGCCCCCACTCCCAGATGATGCCCTCGGCGCAGATGCTCTACGTTTATGGCAGGATTTAACCAGATTCCATCTGAAAGACACCGACCCAAGCGCGTTGATTGACTTGGAGGTGAACCGGCTGGTCTTTGTCCATAGGCATATCTTTACTGCCGATAAAGACCAACTTTTTGAGAATGCCTTAACCTACATCACCCGTACCCACAAGCCGGAGGCCATAGCAGAAGCCTATTACGAATTGGCCCAACTTTATAAGAATCAAGGCCATACGTACAAGACCAAAGACCCTTCCCAAATTCATAAATGGAAAAACAAAGAAGCCCTCTCCACCTGCGAGATGGTGATGCGGCAATTCCCAAACACGCGGGCGGCATTGGCATGTGCATCGCTTAAGGCTGAAATCACCACACAGTCTATCGAGATTTCTGTTCCGGAGTTTACCGAACCTAACCAGCATTTTCCGGCAAGTATCTCCTTTAAAAATACAAAAATTGCCTTCCTCAAAGCAGTTCTCGTTCCCGCCGATCAATGGATGTTGCTCAAAACAGACTATGAGGCTTACAATCGCTTCGCCACTAAAGCCCGCAAACAAAAAGGCGCTATTTTTGCAAGCCAGAAACTCCCAGACGATGGTGATTTGCAAACCCACATCACCGAGGTTGCCTTCCCAAAACTTCCCGCCGGATTGTATATGTTGCTGGTATCTGCCCGTGAAGATTTTTCGGACGCCACCGCCCGCGAAGCAACAACACTTATCTCGGTTTCAGACATTGCTTTAGTGAAGAGAAATATAGAAAACAACAGCCTGCTCCGCTTCTCGCACCGCTCCACCGGATCACCATTGGTGGGCGTAGAAATTGCTCGGTTCAGAATGTCTCGGAACGGCAAATCTGGTACCTTGATCGGTACGCAAAAATCGGATCAGAATGGCCAAGCAACAATTCCACAAGAAAAAAGCAATTACGAAAACCGTTATTACTACCGCTATGCCTATAATGGGCAAATCTTGTTTGAAGGTATGGACTACCGGTACTACGGCTATTATCCTAATTACCAATTTTCCGACCAAGTTCGGACGCATCTTTTTACGGATCGCAGCATCTATCGCCCGGGGCAAAAGGTGTATTTCAAGGCCATTCACCTTTCGTCCACAAAGGAAAATGACTGGAACGTCGTGGCCGATCAAAAGCTTACGGTATTACTTTTTAATGCCAACAACGAAAAAGTAGCCGAGATTGAGCAGACCACCAACGAATTTGGCACCATTTCGGGTGAATTTACCTTGCCAACCGGTGGTCTTACCGGACAATTCAGGCTTCAGACCGAACATGGGAGAGCCTACATCTTGGTAGAGGAATACAAACGCCCACGCTTTGAGGTTTCTTTTAAACCCATAGAAGGTACACCAGCTTTAGAAGAAGAAGTGGCTGTTACCGTGGCTGCCAAATCGTTTTCGGGAGCAAACCTCAGCGATGCAACGGTTTCATATCGCATAACACGAGGTGCAGAACTCCCCCCTTGGAGCTGGTGGCGCTACTGGTGGAATCCCACACCACCTATAGAAATTGCACAAGGTGAAGGCAAAACGGATGCCAATGGGAACTTTGTGATCCGCTTTAAGGCACAAGCAGACCCATCCCAAGATCCAAAAACTGAACCTATTTTTGTCTTTAGCATTGAGGCCAATATCACTGACATTACCGGAGAAAACCACCGCGACGAAACGGAAGTCCGCATCGGATACAATTCGCTTACCCTTAATGCCGATATTCAAGAAATACAATCAGTTAGCGATTTGAATAAATTAACCATAAAGGCACAGAATCTGAATGGACAAGCCATTCCCACAGCTGGACAAGTGACTATTACCCGTCTTAAATCGCCGGACAGGGTGCTTAGAAGTAGAACATCGGGGCGCGTGCCCGATGTGCAAGCCATGAACGAAGCCGAGTTTAAAAGGCTCTTGCCACTTGATCCATTTGGCGATGAAGGCGAAATGCGAAATTGGAAAGAAGGCGAAAAGATAACGAGTTTACCTTTCGATACGGGTAAAAATGCGTCTATAGAGCTAACCTCACTACGGTTACAACCGGGGGCATACCTGATTACCCTAACGGCCAAAGACCCACAAAACCGTCCGGTAGAAACCCGTCAAATAGTCACATTGTACAATGAAGCCGCCCAAACCCCGCCATTACCCCAATCATTTTGGCACCGCCCGCTTAAAACCAATGTTCAACCCGGCGAAAATGCTTCCTTCCTGATTGGCGCCGCCGGAAAAACACACGTTTTATTTGAAATAGAGCACAAAAGTAAAATCATTTACTCGGAAGTCATTGCTTTGCTGGGCAACCAAGTGGTCAAAACCATCCCCATCAAAGAAGAACACCGAGGCAATCTGGGATACCACCTCTCGGCCATTCGCGACAACCGAAGCTATACCGAAAGCCAAAACATTGAGGTTCTATTCTCCAACAAAGACCTCAAAGTGGCCTTCGAGACTTTCCGAAACAAGCTATATCCAGGGCAAGCAGAAGAATGGCGGCTTAAAATTGCGGGGGCAAAAGGTGAAGCCGTTGCCGCCGAAATGGTCGCCGCGATGTACGATGCCTCGCTTGATGAATTTAGAGGGCACGGCTGGTGGATGAGCCTTTGGAATTATAGCAGTCCACAATTGGGCTGGGGAAGCACTTTGATGGGGACAACAAGTTTTGCATGGAGCCGCGCTACACCCGCTATGTACGCACCAGATCGGGCATACGACCTCTTTGGGTTTGATGATGACCATGAAAAGTTAGGAGATTGGCCAAACTTCCAAAATGCTGTTTCTGGAGCAGCTAATGCTGGAACCATATCGGGAACGGTTTACGATAGTAGCAACAAAAAAACCCTTGCAAATGCTTTGGTCTTGTTGGAAAATACGTCCTTTAGAACCAGAACCGACAGCAAAGGGCAGTTTAGCTTTAATCAATTGGCAGCCGGAAGTTATGTAGTACTGGTAGCCCACCCACAACACAAAACAGCCCTAACCCCCATAACCCTTCATGCGGAAAAAGGAATAAAACTAACGTATAAATTAGATTCGACAAACAATGATATGGAGGTTTACGATAATGTAGGAGGCAGAGACCGCACGAGAATTTTATATATGAAATCGGCTCCCGTTCCGGTATCAGCTTCGGCAGCCGGCGCTCCGATGGCAGATATGGTTGCAGCCGAGGCTGCACAAGAAGAAGGTCCTCCGCCTCCACCTGCTCCCGGCGGTCAGACGAACAAACCACAAGAAGGAACTACCAAGCCGAAAAATGACCTTGGTGACGTAAAAGCGCGTACCAATCTGAATGAAACCGCCTTCTTCTTGCCGCAACTTCGCACCAACGAAAAAGGCGAGATTGTGTTAGCCTTTACGATGCCAGAAGCCCTTACCCGTTGGAATCTATTGGGATTGGCACATACCAAAGACCTCCGTATTGGGCAAATCCGCGAAACGGTGATTACGCAAAAAGACTTGATGGTTACGCCAAATGCACCACGTTTCTTCCGCGAAAATGACACCATTACTTTTACGGCAAAGGTGGACAACCTCTCGGCGCAAGACCTCAACGGCCAAGCCCAATTATTCCTCTTTGACGCCCTCACCAACCAACCTTTAGACAACAAGTTTGGTAATACGAAGCCACAACTGGATTTTTCCGTCCAGAAAAATGGTAACGCCTTGCTAACTTGGTCGCTGAAAGTTCCCGAGGGTATTTCTGCCATAACCTACCGCGTTGTCGCCAAAGCAGGCACATTTACCGATGGCGAGGAAGCCGCTCTTCCGGTCTTGACAAACCGCATGTTGGTAACAGAATCGCTACCGCTCCCCATTCGTAATGCCGGAGACACCCGCTTTACCTTCGACAAACTCCTTAACCACACCTCGCCTACCCTGCGACACCAATCACTTACCATAGAGTTTACACCAAATCCCGTTTGGTATGCGGTTCAGGCCATTCCGTATATGATGGAATATCCGTATGAATGTGCCGAACAAACCTTTACCCGATTCTATGCCAATGCCATCGCCAGTCATCTCGTAACCAAACAACCCAAGATTCAAGAAATTTTCCGTCAATGGCAAACAACCGATAAAGAGGCTTTCCTCTCGAACTTAGAAAAAAACCAAGAATTAAAGTCCGTTCTTTTGGAAGAAACGCCCTGGGTGTTCCAATCCAACGACGAGCAAGAGCGCAAAAAACGCCTTGGCCTGCTCTTTGATACGGCCCGCATGGCACGAGAATTGGAAGGATCCATGCAGAAACTCCGTGAAATGCAACTCTCTAATGGCGCTTGGCCCTGGTTTAAAGGTATGGAACCCAGCCAATGGGTGACACAACACATTGTTTCCGGCTTTGCACGCCTCAAACAACTGGGGGTTTACGACGCCATGTCCACCGAGGCAAAAGACATGGTAACCCGTGCCGTTCAATATTTAGACGAGCAAAATCGAAAAGACTACGATTGGATTGTGAAAAATGGCAACTTGAACAACGACAATCTTAGCTACTTCCAGATTTATCACCTTTATACAAGAGGGAATTTCCGCAATATAGAGATGAACAGCAAACAAAAAGAAGCATTCGATTACTTCTTTGGTCAGGCAAAAAAATACTGGCTTGCAAAGTCTATCTATATGCAAGGGATGCTTGCGATTGGTCTAAACAACTATGGCGAGACGGAAATTCCAAACAAAATCGTGGTTTCGTTACGCGAGCGGAGCATCAACAACAAAGAAATGGGGATGTACTGGAAAGGAGAATCCGGTTATTGGTGGTATCAAGCACCCATCGAGACCCATGCCTTGATGATCGAGGTTTTTCATCGGGTAGCAAACGACCAAAAAGCCGTAGAAGACCTTAAACTATGGCTGCTTAAGCAAAAACAAACGCAGGACTGGAAAACCACAACTGCTACCGCGAATGCCGTCTATGCCCTACTCCTACGCGGAACCGACCTTTTGGCGCAACAACAAACAGCCAAAATAACGCTTGGTAACAAAGTCTTAGACCCGCAAACCGATGCCTCCATTCGCTCGCAAGCCGGAACTGGATACTTCAAAACTACCATTCCAGCCTCCGAAATTAAACCGGAAATGGGTCGTATCACCGTTAATAAGACCGGAACGGGTGCTGCTTGGGGAGCCGTATATTGGCAGTACTTCGAACAACTCGATAAAATAACACCTGCCGCGACGCCACTTAAATTGGAACGGGTCTTGTCTTTGGAAAAGAACACACCCAATGGCCCGGTTCTTGCCCCCATTACTGCCACAACGCCCCTCAAAGCCGGTGACCGCATCAAAGTTAGGTTGGTCTTGCGTGTAGATCGGGCGATGGAGTACGTTCACCTGAAAGATATGCGTGCGTCCGGTTTTGAACCCGAAAACGTGTTAAGTGGATATCGGTATCAAGGCGGATTGGGATACTACGAATCCACCCGTGATGCCGCTACCAATTTCTTCATCGGCTGGATGAATCCGGGTACCTATGTTTTTGAATATGCCCTCCGTGTAACCCATGCGGGCGATTTCTCGACGGGTATTACGAGCATCCAGTGTATGTATGCCCCCGAATTTGCAAGCCATTCGGAAGGTGTTCGGGTTCAAGTCCGTAATTGA
- a CDS encoding glycosyltransferase gives MSLENKARVVHLTTVHRLGDPRIFYKEIPSLQSAGYEVSLVAQHPRNEVLDGVSVVGLTPTSGRFTRLLLWKEVLTKVKKLRPEVLHFHDPELIPLVLWMKKRRGYKVVYDIHEDYFVKNKFPENILIRILEKKGFKEFDALIVASSSYSYFLKDYTDKVYLVDNYPIRQAKKSVKKIEEPVRLIYTGVLGLKRGLNFLVSLAHEVSRQKLPWKIVWAGMCINSAEREAVAPQLSEVLKAGTLELHGWDTYLPHSKVEEQVGLAHIGLCLMEPHEWWPIPTKFFEYAIEGLPLICTDITTWREWVETNDLGKTVRYGDTAAVIRQVQDWLDHPAAFEKASQNALVTGEKYGWATAEKVLLSAYQRLEK, from the coding sequence ATGTCTTTAGAAAATAAAGCACGTGTTGTACACCTTACAACGGTCCACCGTTTAGGTGATCCACGTATTTTTTACAAAGAGATTCCGTCATTACAATCGGCTGGTTATGAGGTGAGTTTGGTTGCGCAACATCCGCGTAATGAAGTATTAGATGGGGTTTCTGTTGTCGGATTGACGCCGACTTCTGGGCGTTTTACACGGTTATTGCTTTGGAAGGAAGTGTTGACCAAGGTGAAAAAACTTCGTCCAGAGGTCTTGCATTTTCACGATCCAGAATTAATCCCTCTTGTATTATGGATGAAAAAGAGAAGGGGATATAAGGTTGTTTATGATATACACGAAGATTATTTTGTAAAAAATAAATTCCCTGAGAATATATTAATCCGTATTTTGGAAAAAAAAGGATTTAAAGAATTTGATGCATTAATTGTCGCTAGTTCATCTTATAGTTATTTTTTAAAAGATTATACTGATAAAGTTTATTTGGTGGATAATTACCCCATTAGGCAGGCCAAGAAGTCCGTAAAAAAAATAGAAGAACCCGTCAGGTTAATTTATACAGGTGTATTGGGCTTAAAGCGCGGGTTGAATTTTTTGGTGTCACTCGCTCATGAAGTATCTCGACAAAAATTGCCTTGGAAAATTGTCTGGGCGGGGATGTGTATTAATTCAGCAGAACGGGAAGCTGTGGCTCCACAACTTTCAGAGGTGCTTAAAGCGGGTACACTTGAATTACATGGCTGGGATACTTATTTGCCCCATAGCAAAGTTGAGGAGCAGGTGGGTTTGGCACATATAGGCTTGTGTTTAATGGAGCCGCATGAGTGGTGGCCTATTCCAACCAAGTTTTTTGAATATGCCATCGAGGGTTTGCCATTGATTTGTACCGACATAACAACTTGGCGGGAGTGGGTGGAAACAAACGATTTGGGGAAAACCGTTCGCTATGGCGATACTGCCGCTGTAATTCGTCAAGTGCAGGATTGGTTGGATCATCCAGCAGCGTTTGAAAAAGCCTCACAAAATGCCCTTGTTACGGGCGAAAAGTATGGTTGGGCGACTGCCGAGAAGGTCTTGTTGAGTGCATACCAACGTCTAGAAAAATAA